One genomic region from Pecten maximus chromosome 5, xPecMax1.1, whole genome shotgun sequence encodes:
- the LOC117327815 gene encoding cell wall protein IFF6-like → MVKCQGLNEDRGPCGLDLQEAARFCPECGTPVPKRTVLEKPKDTVPCPGTYEGNPCSNTELTHGQRFCVFCGWKVNQSIFEPGSIVCGADRGETRCTGIIKKNETTCPICESEKGVAPPTIQKDQVNPDNGKSVIQSQSGHGKSTLKREQSEKESVENPATAQSANDKPGTPFQWSESDRDGAVLPPKIPRHTEGKESDCKEVDIEIDESNVRSSLENQTLLGPEISQQFTGQKSQTSAAKLKFIYGEGAEGSTGIDRNKLQQGETSDDTTQLPNQRDNTGSTGTGQQLPEGQGNTSEPPRSKIKILYGNEDNKVAPGAQSTSENDSYTPTQTSRRFQANIKILQNNEKSGESPCEKSEKSNGNKPYQGDTWEPTYSITGDQTNMLSAQTFTRDVVSDVTTKSASSPEDITARGDGPAPEPMSIQESGTDAASALPSHAVQLPPENDSSKTTARGDGPAPEPMPIQESGTDTASGLSHPVQHTPENDISKTTARGDEPAPEARSIQESRTDTASAPPSHPVQHPPENDSTQVSKSQKGIFNFIGGSRQKTNNDVWQSPDMRFGNESKSDEIKDAQLFGDNSSSSTETSDISKSITKASTPSSLFSLSQKSTNDSVHTSPVETDMDIDTHLQNQSAASAVSMSDKESESSNEDDDENSLNQNEESQKKKLKDKKTGGAKSKRGKKKERKRRKEEEKKKEKTDVPDKKGKGQKHMAGSTSGRENDSKGDANSTNIGTDVDQRSVSNLNKADASSSSKMSDSVSSNASNNRRSNARTHCNNVKVVFHAVFSAFNSE, encoded by the exons ATGGTGAAGTGTCAAGGTTTGAATGAAGATCGTGGACCGTGTGGACTTGACCTACAGGAAGCTGCCAGGTTCTGTCCAGAATGTGGTACACCTGTACCAAAACGTACTGTTTTGGAAAAACCTAAAGATACTGTTCCTTGTCCTGGAACATATGAAGGAAATCCATGCAGCAACACAGAACTTACCCATGGTCAGAGATTCTGTGTTTTTTGTGGATGGAAAGTAAACCAGTCCATATTTGAGCCAGGGTCCATAGTGTGTGGGGCAGACAGGGGAGAAACACGGTGTACAGGAATCATCAAGAAAAATGAAACTACCTGTCCCATTTGCGAATCTG AGAAAGGTGTTGCACCACCAACAATACAGAAAGACCAGGTAAACCCTGATAATGGTAAGTCTGTGATCCAGTCACAGTCTGGGCATGGGAAATCAACTCTAAAAAGAGAGCAGTCTGAGAAAGAGAGTGTGGAAAACCCTGCTACAGCTCAGTCAGCAAATGATAAACCAGGGACCCCTTTTCAGTGGTCAGAGTCTGATCGAGATGGTGCAGTGTTACCACCAAAAATCCCTCGTCATACAGAAGGAAAAGAGAGCGACTGTAAAGAAGTGGACATTGAAATTGACGAATCTAACGTTAGATCCAGTCTTGAGAACCAAACACTACTAGGACCTGAAATTTCACAGCAATTCACAGGACAAAAATCTCAGACTTCTGCAGCAAAGTTGAAGTTTATATATGGTGAGGGAGCAGAAGGTTCTACAGGTATAGACAGAAACAAGTTACAACAAGGAGAAACATCTGATGATACAACTCAACTACCCAACCAGAGAGACAACACTGGTTCTACAGGTACAGGTCAGCAATTACCAGAAGGACAAGGAAATACTTCAGAACCACCAagatcaaaaatcaaaattttgtatGGCAATGAAGATAATAAGGTTGCACCAGGTGCCCAAAGTACCTCAGAGAATGATAGTTATACTCCGACACAGACATCACGTAGATTCCAGGCCAACATCAAAATTCTTCAGAATAATGAGAAATCAGGTGAAAGCCCTTGTGAGAAATCAGAGAAGAGTAATGGTAATAAACCTTATCAAGGAGATACTTGGGAGCCAACATATTCCATTACTGGGGATCAGACCAACATGCTGTCAGCACAAACCTTTACAAGAGATGTTGTTTCTGATGTCACAACAAAGTCTGCATCTAGTCCTGAGGACATCACAGCAAGAGGGGATGGACCAGCACCAGAGCCTATGTCTATACAGGAGAGTGGGACAGACGCTGCTTCAGCCCTTCCTAGCCATGCAGTACAACTTCCACCAGAGAATGACAGCAGTAAAACCACAGCAAGAGGGGATGGACCAGCACCAGAACCTATGCCTATACAGGAGAGTGGGACAGACACTGCTTCAGGTCTTAGCCATCCAGTACAACATACACCAGAGAATGACATCAGTAAAACCACAGCAAGAGGGGATGAACCAGCACCAGAAGCTAGGTCTATACAGGAAAGTCGGACAGACACTGCTTCAGCCCCTCCTAGCCATCCAGTACAACATCCACCAGAAAATGACAGTACTCAAGTCAGCAAGTCACAGAAAGGCATTTTCAATTTCATCGGTGGTTCTAGGCAAAAGACTAATAATGATGTTTGGCAGAGTCCAGATATGAGGTTTGGAAATGAATCAAAATCAGATGAAATAAAGGATGCTCAGCTGTTTGGTGACAATAGTTCGTCTAGTACAGAAACTTCAGACATTTCAAAGTCCATAACAAAGGCATCAACACCATCTTCCCTTTTCTCTTTGAGTCAAAAATCAACAAATGATAGTGTCCATACATCTCCTGTAGAGACAGACATGGATATAGATACACACCTGCAAAATCAGAGTGCTGCTTCAGCAGTGAGCATGAGTGACAAGGAAAGTGAGTCTAGtaatgaggatgatgatgaaaaCAGTCTTAACCAAAATGAAGAATCCCAAAAGAAAAAACTCAAAGATAAGAAGACTGGCGGTGCCAAAAGCAAAAGAGGAAaaaagaaagagagaaaaaggaggaaagaagaagaaaaaaagaaagaaaagacaGATGTACCTGATAAAAAAGGGAAAGGTCAAAAACATATGGCAGGTTCAACATCAGGAAGAGAAAATGACAGCAAAGGTGATGCAAATAGCACAAACATTGGTACAGATGTGGATCAACGATCAGTTTCAAACCTAAATAAG GCTGATGCCAGTTCTTCATCAAAGATGTCTGATTCAGTTTCATCAAATGCTTCAAATAACAGAAG ATCAAATGCACGGACACATTGTAATAACGTAAAAGTTGTCTTTCATGCTGTGTTTTCTGCTTTCAATTCTGAATGA